Below is a window of Apis mellifera strain DH4 linkage group LG15, Amel_HAv3.1, whole genome shotgun sequence DNA.
ttgctgttgttgttgttgttgctgctgctgttgcggCTGCTGTTGTTGAGTCTTCTGGCTCGAATGATCTACTATAAGCTTACTATCACAGGCACTTTTTTTGTCAGTTGGTACGGCGTAGAGATTGTGTAAGTCCGGGTAATGGTTcagttgttgctgctgctgctgttgttgctgttgctgttgttgttgttgcggTTGTTGAGGGGCCGAGGTCAGGGTTTTCCTATCTCGATCCTCCTGTTGTCCACCGTTATGGACCTCGCGTTCCCTGCTGCTACGATCGAGCTTGGTCGAGTCGCGGGTGCTGTCCTCGTCTCTGCTCCCGGCTCTGGAGATGGAGAGGGGCGTGGGCGGGGAGGTGAGTCGATCGCTGCCGTCGTCGTTTCGACCCCTGTCGGACGGTGACGGGCTGAGGTCGACGGTGGGCACCCGCTCGGGCCTCTCGGGCACCGGCCTGCCCCCGCTCGCCGACGGCCCCCTGTAGCTCTCGTCCTCGCTGCTGTCCTGCGCCAACCTCGGCACAGGCGTCCTCCTCGAGTTTCGGCACAGTTGGTCGATCAACGCTTTGCTCCTCATCGACTCGGGGATTTGTTGCTGCGAGCTGGCTTGCTGTTGCTGGTTCCTCGCCTCGGTCATCGCCCTCTGGTCCCTTGGAATACCCGTCTCGAGGCTCGACCTGATCAAATTGTCCAAGAAACTGCCGTTCGCCCCCGACCCGTCGTAGATACCCTCCGAGACATCCCGCGGCACTTTGCTCATCTGCGCCGCGCCGCGGGAGTTCGACGTTCCGGCCGAGGTCTCCGCGATCCCCGCGCcgaccccctccctctccctcgcttgatgctgctgctgctgctgctgttgctgctgctgttgctgctgctgctgctgctgctgctgcacCATGGCCGCGTTCCTCTGCTGCTCCTGCAACCCCCGGATCCTGCTCGTGGCGAAGTATTGTTCGGGCAGGATGGTGGGCACGTTGGGCGCCCCCGCCATGAACGGCGACGGCATGAACGGCGGCGGATTCCAAAAGTTGAACGGCGTGAAAGGTAAATGAGGCATCCCCTCCATGAACGATGGCATCTTGATCCCGTTGGGGCCCGGTATACCGCCCGGCGACGTGAAAGGTTTCTGCGGCTTCAACTGCGGCTTCTTGTCCGCCGTACCCGGCCGTATGTTGGTCGCGGCTGCCGCCGCTGTCACGGTAGACGTCTCCTTCGTCTTATCGTCCGATTGCTTCTGGTCCCTGCAATATCAAACATTCGCGTATATCgcaactgtatatatatatacaattgatagtggaagggaaaggaaagagaaaggataCCTCTTCCTCGGCCTCATCAGATGCCGTTCCTTGACTTTGTACTCGAGGGTGGAGTGCGGCACCCCGTAATAGCTGCCCGCGCGATGCACGCTCATCTCGCCCCTTTGAACAGCGCGCACAGCCTCGACCAGGCTGTCCCTGTCGTAGTTCCTGTACTTGCCCCGCTTCGGCCTGGTTCCTTTGCCGCCCGTGGCCGGCTTCGGTTTGTTCGCCTCCTGGCTCTGCGGCTTCGCCTGGGCCTGGGCCTGGCCCTGCTGCGCGTTCGCCGGCTGCGGCGGCGTGTATCTGCCCCTCTTGAACGGGCTCGGGTCCGTCATGATCGGCTGCTGCGACTGCACCACCCCGCCCGGCTGGCACCCGCCCATCCCGCCGCCCGACACCGTCTGCCCCTCTTGGAACTTCACGCTGATGCTCTTCGCGATCACGTCGCGAAAGTTCACGGCCACCGTCTTCCCCACCAACGAGTTGGTCGGGCTGCTCGTGCCCGAGAACGCTGGACTCGCCCGCTCCAGGAGGCCGGGGCTCGAGGCCGCGGTCGCGAACCCCTGCGCGAACGCGGCCGACGTCGGCTCGCCGTTCTTGCTCGAGCACCCGGGCGTGCTCGCCGGCTTGTAGGACGGAATCTTGAGGATCGCTCTCCCTTGCGCGCTGTCGCTCGCCTCCTCCTCGATGTTCGGGTTGAAGTCGTCGTTCGTCATCGGGCCCctctgctgctgctgctgttgttgctgctgctgctgctgcggctgctgttgctgctgctgttgctgctgctgctgcggcTGCGCCTGCGCCTGGGCCTGGGGATGCGTCGACTGGTGATGATGCAGCTGCTGATGCGGCGGCTGCGACTGGTCCCCGTTCACGCTCTTGCTTAGCCTCTTGTCCTCGCTCATCAGCCTTCTCATCACCTCTGGAATGCGATAATCTTGCGTCTCCATGCCTGGAGAGACAAATATTGTTGTCAGTATTGTTATTGGAGATCGATCGAGGATCGAGAAGGAATTTGGGATTCGTCATCGatcgcccccccccccccccccgctaAACTCTTCGCGCCTGTCAACGTTTGTCGTAATCTCGGATTAGAGCAACCGCTTTAAGTTGCCCGAGCCCCCAAGTTCCCATtgagaaagtgaaaaaagtGTCGGCGACCCGTCGACCACCACCTGGCTTCTATCGATTTCCGAAGACCCACCGTCTCGGTAATACACTTTTCGACTTTCGTCTCGACCGACCCCCCCTCCACCGACCGTCTGCCTAGGTCGGAAATAACCCAAATTCCTCTTCGcgattctctcctctccttcgttCCATTTTTCATTCCCATCTTTTCCCttcatttcgttaaaaaaatcgaatcgaagaaggaaggaaggaaggaaagggaagagaaagcGCGTGTCCTGCTCACCTTTGAACGGCGCAGCTGCCGCGATCATCTTTTGTATGTAGGGGCCGATGTTGGCGTGTTCGAGCCCCGGCCACTCGGCCCCCGTCTCCTGCCCCCGTTGCAACAACGTTCTCAGGGAATCGCCACCGCTCCCCTCGAGCGTGGAAAACCTGACGAGATCCTCCAAGGACAACAGCGGCTTCAACAGAGCCTTCTCcacttctttctcctcttccgcTCCCGACAGTTCTTTGTCGTCCACctgttaagaatatttatttctagcGTTTTCTGCACCTTCCGCCCTtcaccatttctttttttttttttttttttgaaacacgGAACTCAAACGAACACGGATCACTGTTAAACACCGATCAAGCGCCCTCTCGAGGAAATGGTCTCCTACTCGGTCTTGGATTCTCGATCAAACTCGAAGCAAACGCTTTCTTCGcggataatttctttttttcttttgttctctttctttttcatcgagaGGCGTATTTCTTCTTGTGTATCTTGCGTATTTTGCGTGTTTCTGTGTTTGTAACTGTGTTTGTCGGTCGTACaatgtaaatgtatatatacgctatctttttttttttttttgtcaaatgCAGAACGATCAAGCGTCATGCAGGAATTGCGAGAAAGAATCGTTCGCAAGAAGCGTAAACTATGAcgcgtaaaaaaataaacgaataaataaaaaaggatatataatatgtataagaaaataaggggatatatatatatactttgccCAAAGTTAATTCTCGCGATgataataattcctttttgTATCGCGAAAAGAAAGACAATGGCAAGGTCGAAAATTGAGAACCAGCTCGAAAACATTTCGTTTCCCGGCGAGTAATAATATACCCAGCGTTGTACACACCGGTACTGATCTCGTAAATCATTTTACGTTCAAACAACATGCattcaaaaatcataaaaaaatctacCTACAAAACTAAACTGTCCGCGCTTCTCCTAATGACACACCAGGCAGAAGAAGAAACATCGTTCACAGACAAGTGATCGGTAAAGGTAAAActctaaaaaagatttatttcccAAAGTGTCGGGCGCCGTTCGTTCCTTAAATTGTCACGTACaactttggaaaattaatctcTTGCCCCGCTACTTCTACTGGGAAAGCGTGGTAtcgtttatcatataatatcatattgcTTTCGAAAAAGCCACgccatttcgtttcttttcttttcttttcttttctcaacaTGCCTTGCTTGCGTCACAACGAACACAACGTCCCGCGAAAAGTAAGTAACATTTCCTGAGTAACATTCCCTAGAAGAATACTATTATATCGTGAATAAGCTTATTTACGGGGTGGTCGAGTAGCACGATCGTCTGTAAACAAACACATCGAGGATGCATAGCGTCgaggttggaaaaaaaaaagaaaaaaaaggaaaaaaaaaagcgcatTGGTACGTATTATTGGTTTGTAAATAACAATCGTTGCAATCATCGTTGAATTAGTGGGCGCGCCCCCCTAAAAAGGGCCAGCAAACGCGCTCGCGTCCAAgaaacaacaatttttttctctcctctcggcTCGAATACGATCGCCCCGAAAACTTACCTCGAGTCTTGCAACCTCGCCAAGACCAAGCGGCCGTGTGTTAAACTACAAATAGTgagataaaaaagttaaacagCCCATGCAAAAACATTCGACACTACTGAGCATCACGGCGACCGATCGGATCGGATCGCGCGAACCGATTccattcttcctttcttttttttcgttaatcaACGAAGAAGAAGTTGAAATTTAGGAGTCTTCGTCAgtcccttcttcctcttttcacgagtttttttgtttctcttctcGAGAATCGGTTCACGCGAATCCAACGATCACCGTGGCAGAGGTATGTTTTGGGGAAGCTCCATTCGTTCTTCCTAACCAAAACCACACTTAGTTATAAATGGGCGGTCTTTCTTCgctaactaattaattaatcaagattGCATTTTCGTtgttatctctctctctctctctctccccactTCTCTccctcatatatatatagatatatatatatatactctctCCTTATCCTTGGATGCGTCATCTTTCGCTTAAGATAAACCGCGTCCAAAGGCGTCTCTCCTCTCGATCGAGCGTAATCTTTCGTCGTAACGTCCGATAACTTATGATTAATGACGGTGGAATGTGAATCAAAAACCTGAAAGGAGCTGGTGGACGGTGTTTCTTTAATTGCGCGGGCAGGTATTTACGTGGGAAAGATGTACGGACGTGGAaaagaagaggggaaaaaaaaaaaaagagaaaaaagaaaaaacgggaGAAAAACCTAGAAATCTACGCTCGTCGTTCAAGAGAGGATAGATAGAGCAATTCTCTCGATCGGCAGCTCCTCCTACCGTCACTGACACGATTATCGGACATTCTAAATGGAACAGCTGTACTGGTATATCACCGGGAATGAAAACTCTTGCCCCCACCGCCGGGTGCCAGAAGAAGCGTGATCCTGAAAAACGTGATCCTATCGCACACTTTTCTTCTCCTCACCCCTATCCATTATTCTCCTCACTCTCGATTAAACTCCCTATTAAACAGACACTCGACAATTTCCGCCAATTCtcaattctcaatttttaaactCGAAAACTCTGCTCGATCCGTCATTTTCGTTCAATTCATTTCACTGCCCCTCTACGAAAAATCTTCCACCGCAaatcttcttcccttcttctcttccctctCCGCCTCTCTCACTCCTCTCTccacctctctctttctctcactctctctccctctctgcctctctccctctctctccctctccctctccctctctctctctccttccatctctctttttctcttgttCTGTCCCCAAAACCTACCTCATCCACTTGCGGGGGCGGAGTGGTCGCGGAGGCGTTTTGGGTCGTATTTGGTGTTGTAgttgtagtagtagtagtagtggtggtggtggtggtggtgatggtggtgatggtggtggctGGGGCGCCGGGCTCGTGAGGGTGTGAGTGGGTGCTAGACAGGGACGCGTCCCTTTCGCGCTCCATCGCAAGCTTGTAGACCTTGTTGCGCAGGGTGCTGCGCGGTATCCCGTAGATCACGGCAGCCCTCCGCGTGCCGAGCTTGCCACTCTGGATATCCCTGAGCGCGGCTTGCAGCTCCTCCTCGGTGTAGGCCCTCCGGCCACCCCCGGCACCCACCACGGGGACACCACCGACCCCCGCCGCCGCCacggccgccgccgccacgGCCGCCACCGGCCCGCTCATGCGTGGTTTCGGCCGATAACCGGAACTGAAACGTTACCAATTCCCATTACCATCTCGTGTCGCCCTCCTCCTCGTGCACCGACCGACCGCATCCGACCCTCTTCTTTCGCCCTAATTTTTCGCCCCCCAATATTCCtctctcttattattatccgTCTCCGCTCAAGACGAGTATAACCGATCGTCGTTTATGTAACCTGCATTTTCTAACGACGTTGAATTAACATCGTCGTTCAAGTGTCAAGGGGTTAAATCTAGCTGGAACAACGGATGGGCGAAATATTACACATTTACAACgcgagatttctttttataacggCGAATCTCGAGGAGCGCGGTCACCTATTCACCTATTCAGCGTTACGGGAGGATCCGGAGGTGATTCTGGTATCACGTGCAGAATATTGGCAACCCGCGCCACGGTTTTCCGCTCGTGGAACCACGTGGCCGGTGCGCCGTGGCCACGTGTCCCgcggagagagaaacgaatcgATCCAACCTCTCCTGTGTCTCGTTAACACTTTGATCTTTGATCTATCGCCTCTCTCTCCGTCCCGGCGAATTCTAGCAGTATACGAAATTAGACGAGTGGGAAATGCTCGTTTGCCGAGCATTGCGCAATCGAAACTGAAAATATCGCTTAATATCACTTATTTTCTCCCCATCGCTTTCTCCAACATCGCGTTTATATACGTCGAGTAGCTTTTGTGCTattcccccctctcctcttgTCGATGATACGACGGTATTCGTATCGTCGATATCGTTTCACGTTTCTCGCTTCCTTATCGCgttcttcgaattaaaaaaaaaaagaaaaaaagaaagatttcgaTTCGCAGGAATGGAGTGACGGCGGGTAGCAATCGTCTCGCGGTTCGACAATCGGATCAATCGAAAGAATTCGTCGTAAAAGGACCCTTTTCGCCTCCTCGACGTCGAGAACatgccccctcctcctccctcgcctCCCCCATTATGAGTTCGTCGACCTATTCTCTTTCGCCCGGTGAAGTAAGCTGATAAAAAAGTGTATTTCGACCGTTCCCacacctcccccctctcccatCCGTAATAAACTTCGGTTCGAGTGCCTGCTCGCAACACccgatatctctctctctctctcctctcctctcctcgaatatttttattctttcatattcGATATACCTGACCATGCGCCGCCAATTAACTAACGTCTCTAATCGCTATTCCAATTCCATCGCCACTTCGACTCGAGGTTAATTAATCGCTAATTTCTCGGCTATTCCTAGACCTAAATAATTAACGCTTTGTCGGTGAAATCGTAATTACTCCCATTTTAATCCATCATTGTCCGCGCGGCACCGATTAAGATAAGAAACGGTCGCGATGCGACGAAAACGAGGCACGCAGAAAacgagaaatcgatcgaactgTCGTTTGTATCGAGGTTGGTCgtttatctttctctttcctctttttttttttttaaaagttaaacacGCGATTATCTCCtacgaagaattattaaaaatctgaaataaaaaattcttcttccgaGGAACGATTCGATAGATCCGTCTCTCTCTACTCGAAACAGCGCCTCGTTTTCGCGAGGATAGAAAAGACaagttttttcgaaacgaacgaccGTGGACTCGATTTTCTCGGTTCGGTTAGATCGTTCGGTAGCTTCTAATTTTCGACTCGACTCGCGTGGTTTCGACGCCGGGCTATCTTATCGTTAATTGCGGTGGCGCGCATGCGCGGGCGCGACCCGAGACCACCGCGCCTCGTCTCTTTTCCTCCACCGTTTCCTCTCCCAGCGTTTTGGTCTTTCTCGCTCGGCTCGGCTCGGCTCGGCGCACGACACATGCGAGGTACTTTGTGCCTTCGATGGTGTCAGGAGGTGGCAGATTACGGTGCTACTAATAATAGAcgacgataaaaatttgacgCGCAAAATGTTCCGCGGGGAAAACAGCGAAAACACGAGGGCAACGTACGGACACGGTTCGCGACTTTGACTCCTCCGCCGCATTATATTCTTCTCGCTCCCTtgttctccctctctccccatTCCCCCCCcccgtattatttatttttcgccaACCTCCTCGACATTAGAGAACCGCTATCGGGCTTTTACGACTTAATTTATTTCGGGTTAGAGAAACGTTGAACTTTCGCCGAGGCGAAAACTTTCCCGTTTTTTCGAGGGGAAACGCGCTCCGATCTCGTCCGAATTTTATCGAACGTTCAACGCACGAATACTTTTTCTCATTCGACCGATAATCtttctccattttctttcgatatcCGAACTTTCACGCCCGATTCGCGGCCGAACGGTCAAGTTTCTCCCAGCAATTTTCCAGTTAACCTTTGGAACGGGTTTACGATTTTTTAGAGATAGACGCCTCGGCCTTCGACGCTTCGGTGACGAAATAACACCGGATACACCGAATATTCCCAAAGAACACGGTcgcctttttcctttttcttcctttctttctttctttctttcttttttcgtagtAACGCGGATAAACGTGGAACGGGAGCGCGATAATTTTACCGACACGCAAATTTTATTGAAGAGATTAACGGGCGGATAACGCGAGGCGGTACGCCTCGACGCGGCGGCCACCGTTGTTCTCCCGCCTAGACTCGAAAAAACCCGAcgacgacgaaaaaaaaaatgtaacggACTTTGGTGGAAATTTTCGTAACGAGCGACGACTCgaacgggggaggggagggagaaagaggatgCTCGAGGGAAAATTTTCCGAATAAGCAAACAACTAGgtaggaaggggagggagggaaggagttTTTAATTACCGGTTCGAAATACCGCCGCCTCTGCTGTACAGGATTCGAAACGTGCACCGCGAATCCTATTTATAATGACGCAACTTCCTACGTCGGTGCATGGATGCATGGGAACGAATATAATCGATACGGGTATATAAAAGTGATCGAAAACTCTTTCGAAGGAGACGTTAACGACAACCGATTAATAGAATCGAGAGAAGCACGATCGTTTCTCGAAAGCGCAGAGTCGAAAGCGCGTTTGTCCGTTGAATCGTCGCTCCGTTGAATACGCGAATCTATTCTCGATCCTTTTGAATACGCGGCACGGAATGCGATCAACACTTTCCTTTGCTCGCGCGGAATGCAAATACCTATATATCAGAGGTGGGTAGGTAGGTAGCTTCGTTTCGCTACGAGGTGTAAAACGAGCCGCGTGATAACACACCGCTACGAGTCGACGAGTTAGTTAGCCTCTTCTCGTTCCGGTTACCGGACTGTATCATCCAACGATGATgacgaatttcttttctattctctacttttctctttctcctcgacgaataaaaatcatcgtttctgatatctctctctctgtttcagTCGGTGCAGTCGGCGAGAACGCGAGAAAATCGAACGTTGGTTCGCATCGaatcgatggaaaagaaagaaggactACTTACTTAAAGATACTCTTGGGATCGATACCTGCTGTCATCCTCAGAGGTATTTTCTGTTGTTCCAATAGAGATATGTTGTTATCCTGCGACAGAAAGCGTGCACGTATCACCTAACTGATATTCCCGTATTCCCgcgtgaataaataaaaaataatacagtgtgtgtatatatatatatatatatatatatatatatatatatatatatatactatatttatatatatatatatatatatatatatatatgtaaaaataaacgtaAATGTGTAAATGTGAACGTAAACGTAAAGGTAAATGTGAGAAGACGACTAGTATGCATTAGGTCGAtggactctctctctctttctctctctctctctctctctctgtccgcGTGTATCGACgttaaaggaaagaaggaagcgAATCTACCCACGCCAGAAGGAGCGCACGTACCTGAGAATTTTTGGGTTTGGCCGAGAGGTCGAGAGGTTGGTCGGCTGGCGTTGCACTGTCCTGATGAGGCT
It encodes the following:
- the Mblk-1 gene encoding mushroom body large-type Kenyon cell-specific protein 1 (The RefSeq protein has 2 substitutions, 9 non-frameshifting indels compared to this genomic sequence), which gives rise to MADCPYARCIQERRHIRRELLRWTKNMVFVVGLERVAEELMGRRRWKQYQDTLYSGTRSSESLTAQAHHRLYPAFSSSCDPVPGNLEQIGSRPLHPPASSTSLPATITTTTTTTTTTTATAAATATTTATGLIKQETLQRHHHLQNHHHHLQSTAVQDHHRPYQQQQQQQQRQQQRQEERRLRPDEIKVEVGEDEFANGGAARDESKAGSTDASTPATVTTTGATTTLPAASATGTGPATPSAVVATSNATAAMTTGTTTIPTRRLRKRRQNDGEGADDRDDDEENEEEEDGRGQSEAEKRLKLDEDADGAVSPLRREKDRGSREYPTSNATDTDGTKERTEEVALDRTPVTQGLLRVKKEEELQEAPSCGGGPTILTTPGLDSDGIRLPCREVEAAATARNVVAPFLIGSRRTSPPPEDWKPLDKCYFCLDGKLPHDDQPPLSPQSDSSSSSRSAESPMSVQVDPMAASVVAAALTGTYPTLLPQWCLPPREAPLVGVQPHQDSATPADQPLDLSAKPKNSQDNNISLLEQQKIPLRMTAGIDPKSIFNSGYRPKPRMSGPVAAVAAAAVAAAGVGGVPVVGAGGGRRAYTEEELQAALRDIQSGKLGTRRAAVIYGIPRSTLRNKVYKLAMERERDASLSSTHSHPHEPGAPATTITTITTTTTTTTTTTTTTTTPNTTQNASATTPPPQVDEVDDKELSGAEEEKEVEKALLKPLLSLEDLVRFSTLEGSGGDSLRTLLQRGQETGAEWPGLEHANIGPYIQKMIAAAAPFKGMETQDYRIPEVMRRLMSEDKRLSKSVNGDQSQPPHQQLHHHQSTHPQAQAQAQPQQQQQQQQQQPQQQQQQQQQQQQQQRGPMTNDDFNPNIEEEASDSAQGRAILKIPSYKPASTPGCSSKNGEPTSAAFAQGFATAASSPGLLERASPAFSGTSSPTNSLVGKTVAVNFRDVIAKSISVKFQEGQTVSGGGMGGCQPGGVVQSQQPIMTDPSPFKRGRYTPPQPANAQQGQAQAQAKPQSQEANKPKPATGGKGTRPKRGKYRNYDRDSLVEAVRAVQRGEMSVHRAGSYYGVPHSTLEYKVKERHLMRPRKRDQKQSDDKTKETSTVTAAAAATNIRPGTADNKPQLKPQKPFTSPGGIPGPNGIKMPSFMEGMPHLPFTPFNFWNPPPFMPSPFMAGAPNVPTILPEQYFATSRIRGLQEQQRNAAMVQQQQQQQQQQQQQQQQQQQQQQQQQHQAREREGVGAGIAETSAGTSNSRGAAQMSKVPRDVSEGIYDGSGANGSFLDNLIRSSLETGIPRDQRAMTEARNQQQQASSQQQIPESMRSKALIDQLCRNSRRTPVPRLAQDSSEDESYRGPSASGGRPVPERPERVPTVDLSPSPSDRGRNDDGSDRLTSPPTPLSISRAGSRDEDSTRDSTKLDRSSREREVHNGGQQEDRDRKTLTSAPQQPQQQQQQQQQQQQQQQQLNHYPDLHNLYAVPTDKKSACDSKLIVDHSSQKTQQQQPQQQQQQQQQQQPQQQSQQPQQQQPQPQQQQQQQQQQQPQQQQKEYGAVSGLVVQLQRGYNSGNNRSGEQANSQQQQQQQSGEPVIGMEDSVEQ